One part of the Plasmodium cynomolgi strain B DNA, chromosome 3, whole genome shotgun sequence genome encodes these proteins:
- a CDS encoding AAA family ATPase (putative), with translation MKNLGGAMWEELLYNEMRESERKCLHDMMLNDIWGDGESSQDDLCNRREVNPNDFIFTNTHSNIFEHYSDHETYNEVIDLLRRTDIVDNVESKLEGNPNFVSGVQEVDIKNFMNFDPVFVKVYHEREAAQGGDTARGAAAEEGGEEEAGEEAEEAEEEAEEEAEEEAEEDAEEEGDRGTCPVEGVEQRKAGKEKNTRESADFSDDDIYTPKSLKRKREEGEKAKQKNQSQAGHQNESGNQSGNQRGLRNGLRNGLRNGPRSGLRNGLRNGLRNDSPGDASEESSNVSVRKIKHKRKNHMSDGSSGDSSSPSVRKSTRKGKKSGMASTDREKQTDESYSPIKTKHKEAFSNAFDILIKRKNEKNEEAIKAFNDINLKKKRNRNLSKSAESFSNEESYTNDYRLGTRLDRTNDKKDERRKSQKKNMDDSKDGCEDIPDKYQHLIDQGLEVNILRYALSMKMSSNEHVKESDIIGLYDIKKIIKDKIVNVILRPDLFTGLNRAAKGILLFGPPGTGKTMIANKYIGETEKIVTCLFKCAEVDNPSILFFDEIDSILGMRKKDEDDTTIRIKNQLLQMIDGINTKKDVVIVIIGATNRPDMIDDAALRRFNKRVYIPLPDLQARKEQIRYIITKHTHSGFQMTENELDSISHKLHNWNGSDIYHLCTKCYEYVYDDAVEQYNGIENIPNTSIFRAIRYDDFIKAMSQVNTSYKCVFDYDEWSRKHGSL, from the exons ATGAAAAATTTAGGTGGAGCCATGTGGGAAGAACTTCTCTACAATGAAATGCGAGAGTCGGAGAGGAAGTGCCTCCATGATATGATGTTAAACGACATATGGGGGGATGGAGAATCAAGCCAAGATGATCTATGCAACAGGAGAGAAGTGAACCCAAACGACTTTATCTTTACAAATACACACAGTAACATTTTTGAGCATTATTCAGACCATGAGACGTATAACGAGGTCATAGATTTGCTGAGGAGGACAGATATAGTAGACAATGTGGAGAGTAAGCTTGAGGGGAATCCCAACTTCGTTAGCGGCGTGCAGGAAGTGGACATAAAGAACTTCATGAATTTCGACCCTGTGTTTGTTAAGGTGTACCATGAGAGGGAGGCAGCGCAGGGGGGAGACACTGCACGTGGTGCCGCGGcagaggaggggggagaagaagaagcaggagaggaagcagaagaagcagaggaggaagcagaggaggaagcagaggaggaagcagaggaggacgcagaagaagaaggcgaCAGAGGGACCTGCCCTGTGGAGGGAGTAGAGCAGAGGAAGGccgggaaggagaagaacacCCGGGAGAGCGCCGACTTCAGCGACGACGATATTTACACCCCCAAGTCGCTGAAGaggaaaagggaggagggggagaaagcgaaacagaaaaatcAAAGCCAGGCAGGTCACCAAAATGAAAGCGGCAACCAGAGCGGCAATCAAAGGGGTCTCCGGAACGGTCTCCGAAATGGCCTCCGAAATGGCCCCCGAAGCGGTCTCCGAAATGGCCTCCGAAATGGTCTCCGAAACGACTCCCCGGGGGACGCCAGCGAGGAAAGCTCCAACGTTTCGGTAAGAAAAATCAAGCATAAGAGGAAAAACCACATGTCTGACGGAAGCAGTGGTGACAGCTCCTCCCCATCGGTGAGGAAAAGCACAcgcaaggggaagaaaagcgGAATGGCTAGCACGGACAGGGAGAAGCAAACAGATGAGTCCTACTCCCccataaaaacaaaacataaGGAAGCCTTCTCCAATGCATTCGATATACTAatcaaacgaaaaaacgaaaagaacgAAGAAGCCATTAAAGCATTCAACGAtatcaatttaaaaaaaaaaagaaatagaaacCTCTCAAAAAGTGCAGAAAGTTTTAGTAATGAAGAATCCTACACAAATGATTATCGACTAGGAACTCGATTGGATCGAACGAATgacaaaaaggatgaaaggaggaagagtcagaaaaaaaatatggatgaCTCGAAAGATGGATGTGAAGATATCCCAGATAAGTATCAACATTTGATAGACCAAGGATTagaagtaaatattttacgcTACGCCTTAAGCATGAAAATGAGTTCAAATGAACACGTAAAAGAATCGGACATCATCGGACTCTatgacattaaaaaaattattaaagaTAAAATCGTTAACGTTATTTTGAGACCAGATTTATTTACAGGGTTGAATAGAGCTGCAAAAGGGATACTACTCTTCGGTCCTCCAGGCACAGGCAAAACGATGATTGCCAA CAAATATATTGGAGAGACGGAAAAAATCGTAACTTGCTTATTCAAATGTGCAGAGGTGGATAATCCATCGATTCTCTTTTTCGATGAAATAGACTCCATTCTAGGGATGCGTAAAAAAGACGAAGATGATACGACCATACGGATTAAAAATCAGTTGCTACAAATGATTGATGGTATAAACACCAAGAAGGATGTCGTCATTGTGATTATCGGTGCAACCAATCGACCTGACATGATCGATGATGCTGCTCTCAGAAGATTCAACAAGAGAGTCTATATCCCCCTGCCAGATTTACAAGCAAGGAAAGAGCAAATACGTTACATCATAACGAAGCATACACACTCTGGGTTTCAAATGACAGAAAATGAGTTAGATTCTATTTCACACAAGCTGCATAACTGGAATGGAAGTGACATCTACCACCTATGCACCAAGTGTTACGAATACGTTTATGATGATGCAGTGGAGCAGTACAACGGAATTGAGAATATCCCCAATACATCTATCTTTAGGGCTATTCGATACGACGACTTCATCAAGGCCATGTCCCAGGTGAACACGTCCTACAAGTGCGTCTTCGACTACGACGAGTGGAGTCGGAAGCACGGCTCCCTCTGA